In a single window of the Heliomicrobium undosum genome:
- the mnmH gene encoding tRNA 2-selenouridine(34) synthase MnmH produces the protein MRGNTEIPITIDKALSGQFGPLIDVRSEGEYTEATIPGAVNIPLLSNEERARVGTIYKQKGPAEAREVGLEITGPKLPELYRNAQAVAGKGPAVLFCWRGGMRSKTTATVLNLMGMETYRLEGGYKAFRRYVNEFLEQRIGAWPFLLLHGNTGVGKTEILSALAQRGAGAIDLEAIAENRGSVFGHIGYQSVPSQQTFEGRLAMALNACRDKPGIFMECESRRIGRVVLPQNFFRRMQEGERILLYAPMAVRIQRLVDVYASQADRGKLLEAMSRLEQRLGKARVKQLTQWVEQEDYAAVAEVLLREYYDPLYGYPNGPSRHYPFAVDASSVTEAVNLLMLYNEARFQKGGHVDGKPRACAPASQGTEATLFAPGGSGNEHPSGVPDRFGRRQL, from the coding sequence ATGAGAGGCAACACGGAAATACCCATCACCATTGACAAAGCACTGTCCGGCCAATTCGGTCCACTGATTGATGTGCGATCAGAAGGTGAATATACGGAAGCGACCATCCCCGGCGCGGTCAACATTCCCCTCCTGTCCAACGAGGAACGGGCGCGCGTGGGAACCATCTACAAGCAAAAAGGACCGGCGGAAGCCCGCGAAGTCGGCCTCGAAATCACCGGCCCGAAACTCCCGGAGCTGTACCGCAACGCGCAGGCGGTCGCAGGCAAGGGTCCTGCCGTCCTCTTCTGCTGGCGCGGCGGGATGCGCAGCAAGACCACAGCGACGGTCCTCAACCTGATGGGGATGGAGACGTACCGCCTCGAAGGCGGCTATAAAGCCTTCCGCCGTTATGTCAACGAATTTTTGGAGCAGCGTATCGGCGCTTGGCCCTTCCTCCTGCTCCATGGCAACACCGGCGTGGGCAAGACGGAGATCCTGTCCGCCCTGGCCCAACGAGGCGCCGGCGCCATCGACCTGGAGGCCATCGCGGAGAACCGGGGCAGCGTCTTCGGACATATCGGCTATCAGTCGGTCCCGAGCCAGCAAACCTTTGAAGGCCGCCTGGCCATGGCGCTCAACGCCTGCCGGGACAAGCCCGGCATTTTCATGGAATGTGAAAGCCGCCGCATCGGCCGCGTCGTCCTGCCGCAGAACTTTTTCCGGCGCATGCAGGAGGGGGAACGGATCCTCCTCTACGCGCCGATGGCCGTCCGGATCCAGCGGCTCGTCGATGTCTATGCCAGCCAAGCGGATAGGGGAAAGCTGCTGGAGGCGATGAGCCGGTTGGAACAGCGTCTCGGCAAGGCCCGGGTCAAGCAGTTGACCCAATGGGTCGAACAGGAGGATTATGCCGCTGTTGCGGAAGTGCTTTTGCGGGAATATTATGATCCGTTATACGGGTATCCCAACGGGCCGAGCCGCCACTACCCCTTCGCCGTCGATGCATCTTCGGTTACAGAAGCGGTGAATCTGCTCATGCTATACAATGAAGCACGCTTTCAGAAAGGAGGTCACGTCGATGGAAAGCCTCGGGCTTGTGCTCCGGCAAGCCAGGGAACAGAAGCAACTCTCTTTGCGCCAGGTGGAAGCGGAAACGAACATCCGTCTGGCGTACCTGACCGCTTTGGAAGAAGGCAATTATGA
- a CDS encoding RodZ domain-containing protein — protein sequence MEAETNIRLAYLTALEEGNYDLLPGRVYGVGFMRSYAKYLGLDPAPLIEAMKHDWKTEEEEAPPVTEEKEKEYSAPRTGGIVKYAGYGLAVAAIAGLVFVSARLPDKDQPEKGRLDGGVAINSAKPPGSAAADGTGALGGSGAPGMPGASPGAQASNGAGTDPASPAPAAVSPTDPAAAQPANGEAAPGVPAVAPAPAASGVAVTLRVVQDRCWMSVSQDGQTAYEGTAAVGDAMTFTGKDKVNVVLGNAGVVEVILNGKSLGTLGDMGQVITEEFVPLTQNPG from the coding sequence GTGGAAGCGGAAACGAACATCCGTCTGGCGTACCTGACCGCTTTGGAAGAAGGCAATTATGACCTGCTGCCCGGCCGCGTCTACGGCGTCGGCTTTATGCGCAGTTATGCCAAATACCTTGGTCTCGATCCGGCGCCTCTGATCGAAGCGATGAAACATGACTGGAAGACCGAGGAAGAGGAAGCGCCCCCGGTCACGGAGGAGAAGGAAAAAGAGTATTCGGCCCCGAGAACGGGCGGCATCGTCAAATACGCCGGTTACGGCCTGGCGGTGGCCGCTATTGCCGGACTCGTCTTCGTATCGGCCCGGTTGCCTGACAAGGACCAACCGGAAAAGGGCCGCCTGGACGGCGGGGTGGCTATCAACAGCGCCAAACCGCCTGGCTCCGCCGCTGCCGATGGGACGGGGGCTTTGGGCGGCTCAGGGGCGCCGGGAATGCCAGGGGCATCGCCGGGAGCCCAGGCGTCCAATGGTGCGGGGACCGATCCGGCATCCCCCGCTCCTGCCGCGGTATCTCCGACCGATCCCGCCGCCGCGCAACCGGCCAATGGAGAAGCGGCCCCGGGCGTGCCCGCTGTGGCGCCCGCGCCGGCGGCGAGCGGTGTGGCCGTGACCTTGCGGGTGGTCCAGGACAGATGCTGGATGTCGGTGAGCCAGGACGGCCAGACGGCCTATGAAGGTACGGCGGCCGTTGGCGACGCCATGACCTTTACGGGCAAAGACAAGGTCAATGTGGTGCTCGGCAACGCCGGCGTTGTGGAAGTCATCTTGAACGGAAAAAGCCTCGGCACCCTCGGGGACATGGGACAGGTCATCACAGAAGAGTTTGTTCCCTTGACGCAAAACCCGGGTTGA
- a CDS encoding YajQ family cyclic di-GMP-binding protein, protein MAKDASFDIVSQVDEQEVTNAVHQAVKEMEQRFDFKGSKSEIRQEQSAIILVSDDEFKLKNVTDILEAKMVKRGISLRALKYGKIESAAGDTVRQKVDLVQGISKENAKEITKLIKDSKIKVQASVQGDQVRVSGSKRDDLQAVIALLKKADLEIELQFINFRS, encoded by the coding sequence ATGGCCAAGGACGCATCGTTTGACATCGTATCTCAGGTGGATGAACAGGAAGTGACCAACGCCGTCCATCAGGCGGTCAAGGAGATGGAACAGCGTTTCGACTTCAAAGGCAGCAAGAGCGAGATCCGCCAGGAGCAAAGCGCCATCATCCTCGTTTCTGACGATGAGTTTAAGCTGAAAAACGTCACCGACATCCTGGAAGCGAAGATGGTCAAGCGCGGCATCTCCCTGCGCGCGCTGAAATACGGCAAAATCGAGTCGGCCGCCGGCGACACGGTCCGGCAGAAGGTCGACCTGGTCCAAGGGATCTCGAAGGAGAATGCCAAAGAGATCACCAAGCTGATCAAGGACAGCAAGATCAAGGTCCAAGCGTCCGTCCAGGGCGACCAGGTCCGCGTCAGCGGCAGCAAGCGCGACGACCTGCAAGCGGTCATCGCGTTGCTGAAGAAGGCGGACCTGGAGATTGAGCTACAGTTTATCAACTTCCGGTCGTAG
- the splB gene encoding spore photoproduct lyase has product MDQLKERPKEQPKELPKELPKELPKEPPKEQLKDHPQEQPKWHYVPQRVFFEEEALAYPLGQQIVALCRELGLPTRQIPSHNRVTGLPGDTPNQKYAQAKKTLVVGVKRDLRFPTCRPSADYQFPLMTSCPGHCEYCYLQTTLGQRPYLRVYVNVEEMLDQAAKYIEKNAPEVTTFEVASSGDPLSVEHLTGSLFKTIEFFGSQELGRLRFVTKFTGVEPLLNARHNGHTRFRFSLNSERVVRDFEHRTPPVAERIAAAAQVARAGYPLGFIIAPIMVYPGWEEDYLRLFDQLKKELASIQPLSPPVTFELIQHRFTARAKKVILERFPESRLDMDEEKRKFKYGKYGMGKYVYPDETAKGMKDLLQTALLERFPDAEVEYFT; this is encoded by the coding sequence TTGGACCAACTGAAGGAGCGACCCAAGGAGCAACCAAAAGAACTGCCGAAAGAACTGCCGAAAGAACTGCCGAAAGAGCCGCCCAAGGAGCAACTGAAAGATCACCCCCAGGAGCAGCCAAAATGGCATTACGTCCCCCAGCGGGTCTTTTTTGAAGAGGAAGCCCTCGCCTACCCGCTGGGGCAGCAGATCGTCGCCCTCTGCCGCGAGTTGGGCCTGCCCACCCGGCAGATTCCTTCCCATAACCGCGTCACCGGCCTGCCGGGGGATACGCCGAACCAGAAGTACGCCCAAGCGAAAAAGACCCTCGTCGTCGGTGTCAAACGAGACCTGCGCTTTCCCACCTGCCGCCCCTCGGCCGACTACCAATTTCCCCTGATGACGAGCTGCCCCGGTCACTGCGAGTACTGCTACTTGCAGACGACTCTCGGCCAGCGGCCTTATCTTCGCGTCTACGTCAATGTGGAGGAGATGCTCGACCAGGCGGCCAAGTACATCGAAAAAAATGCGCCGGAAGTGACCACCTTCGAAGTGGCCAGTTCCGGCGATCCGCTGAGCGTCGAGCACCTGACAGGCTCTTTATTTAAGACGATCGAGTTTTTCGGGAGCCAGGAGTTGGGCCGCCTCCGCTTCGTCACCAAGTTCACCGGCGTGGAACCGCTCCTTAACGCCCGTCACAACGGCCATACGCGCTTTCGCTTTTCCTTAAACAGCGAGCGCGTCGTCCGCGACTTTGAGCACCGGACGCCGCCTGTCGCCGAGCGCATCGCCGCCGCCGCCCAGGTGGCCCGCGCCGGCTATCCCCTCGGATTCATCATCGCCCCGATCATGGTCTACCCCGGCTGGGAGGAAGACTACCTCCGTCTCTTCGACCAATTGAAAAAGGAGCTGGCGTCAATCCAGCCCCTTTCTCCTCCGGTGACCTTTGAGTTGATCCAGCACCGCTTCACGGCGCGGGCCAAAAAAGTGATCCTGGAGCGCTTTCCCGAATCCCGCCTCGACATGGACGAGGAGAAGCGCAAGTTCAAGTACGGCAAGTACGGCATGGGCAAGTATGTATACCCCGACGAGACGGCCAAAGGGATGAAGGATCTGCTCCAGACGGCGCTGCTCGAACGGTTTCCCGATGCCGAGGTTGAGTACTTTACGTAG
- the aguB gene encoding N-carbamoylputrescine amidase, producing the protein MRKVTVAATQMSCSWDVDANIAKAENLVREAARQGAQVILLQELFEAPYFCQTELPEHYDLSTETENNRAVRHFQPIAKELGVVLPISFFEKKNNARYNTVAMIDADGEVLGVYRKTHIPDGPGYEEKFYFNPGDTGFQVWATRYGKIGVGICWDQWFPEAARCMALMGAEILLYPTAIGSEPEEPGVDSKDHWQICMQGHAGANLVPLVASNRIGKETSGKSEIDFYGSSFIANPFGQKVAEADRASETVLTVTFDLDECARMRTAWGVFRDRRPDMYTAILTYDGVTPYRGLK; encoded by the coding sequence ATGCGCAAGGTCACCGTCGCCGCCACTCAGATGAGCTGTTCCTGGGATGTGGACGCCAACATCGCCAAGGCGGAAAATCTCGTCCGGGAAGCGGCCCGCCAGGGCGCCCAGGTCATCTTATTGCAGGAACTCTTTGAAGCGCCCTACTTCTGCCAGACCGAACTGCCCGAGCACTACGATCTGTCCACGGAGACGGAGAACAACCGCGCCGTGCGCCATTTTCAGCCTATCGCCAAGGAACTAGGTGTGGTCCTGCCAATCAGTTTTTTTGAAAAGAAAAACAACGCCCGTTACAACACCGTCGCCATGATCGACGCCGACGGCGAGGTCCTCGGCGTCTACCGCAAGACCCATATCCCCGACGGTCCCGGCTATGAGGAGAAGTTTTACTTCAACCCCGGCGATACGGGCTTTCAGGTCTGGGCGACCCGCTACGGCAAGATCGGCGTGGGCATCTGCTGGGATCAGTGGTTTCCCGAAGCGGCCCGCTGCATGGCCCTGATGGGCGCCGAAATCCTCCTCTACCCGACAGCCATCGGCTCCGAGCCGGAGGAACCAGGCGTCGACTCGAAAGACCACTGGCAGATCTGCATGCAAGGCCATGCCGGCGCCAACCTGGTCCCGCTCGTCGCCTCCAACCGCATCGGCAAGGAGACCTCTGGTAAGTCGGAGATCGACTTTTACGGCTCTTCCTTCATCGCCAACCCCTTCGGCCAGAAGGTCGCCGAAGCGGACCGCGCCTCCGAAACGGTGCTGACGGTCACATTTGACCTCGACGAGTGCGCCCGCATGCGCACCGCCTGGGGCGTCTTCCGCGACCGGCGGCCCGACATGTATACAGCGATCCTCACCTATGACGGCGTGACGCCCTACCGGGGATTAAAGTAA
- a CDS encoding agmatine deiminase family protein: protein MSLPQQSGFAMPPEWATHQRTFIVWPIDDTTWPDELDEVRQAYARVAQAISRFEPVTMIVLPELAEEAAQICGPSVDILPMEYDDSWIRDNGPTFLKNAAGEVAGVNWQFNAWGNKFPSELDNLVAPQLLEHFGIRRFDAPFVMEGGSIHVDGEGTLLTTEECLLNKNRNPHMTREELDAQVRQYLGVEKILWLKNGLCGDHTDGHVDNVACFARPGVVLLQVCSDPDDPNYAISRENLAILQQAVDARGRSLEIIPIEQPPVLHHKGVRMAASYINFYFVNGGIILPIFGGECAETDRQAEAVLARVFPDRTIVPVESRIILTGGGNIHCATQQMPK from the coding sequence ATGTCTCTGCCGCAGCAATCCGGCTTCGCCATGCCCCCCGAATGGGCGACCCATCAACGCACCTTCATCGTCTGGCCCATCGACGATACGACCTGGCCCGATGAACTCGACGAGGTCCGCCAGGCCTACGCCCGGGTGGCCCAAGCCATCTCCCGCTTTGAACCTGTCACCATGATCGTCCTGCCTGAACTTGCCGAGGAGGCCGCCCAGATCTGCGGTCCCTCCGTCGATATCCTCCCCATGGAGTACGACGACTCCTGGATCCGCGACAACGGCCCCACCTTCCTCAAAAACGCCGCTGGCGAGGTGGCCGGCGTCAACTGGCAGTTCAACGCTTGGGGCAACAAGTTCCCCTCTGAGTTGGACAACCTCGTTGCCCCCCAACTGCTTGAGCACTTCGGCATCCGCCGCTTTGACGCCCCCTTTGTCATGGAGGGCGGTTCCATCCATGTCGACGGCGAAGGCACCCTCCTGACGACAGAAGAGTGCCTTCTCAACAAAAACCGCAACCCCCACATGACCCGCGAGGAACTGGACGCGCAGGTCCGCCAATACCTCGGCGTCGAGAAGATCCTCTGGTTGAAAAACGGCCTCTGCGGCGACCATACCGATGGGCATGTGGACAATGTGGCCTGTTTCGCCCGGCCGGGCGTGGTGCTCCTCCAGGTCTGCTCCGACCCGGACGACCCCAACTACGCCATCAGCCGCGAGAACCTGGCGATCCTCCAGCAGGCTGTCGACGCCAGAGGCCGCTCCTTGGAGATCATCCCCATCGAGCAGCCGCCTGTCCTCCACCACAAAGGCGTCCGCATGGCCGCCAGCTACATCAACTTCTACTTCGTCAACGGCGGCATCATCCTCCCCATCTTCGGCGGCGAATGCGCCGAGACGGACCGGCAGGCCGAGGCCGTCCTGGCCCGCGTCTTCCCCGACCGGACCATCGTGCCTGTCGAGAGCCGGATCATCCTCACCGGTGGCGGCAACATCCATTGCGCCACCCAGCAGATGCCCAAATAG